TGGCACTCCCCTCAAAATAAAGACAAATCTATTAATAGGAGCACTCAAAGAAGAAACAATCTTCCTATAAAGTTCCTCTTTTGAGGGTATAGAAATAAGCTTACCAAAGACTTCATAATTAAAGAATTCCCCTTCAATTAATCCTCCATTAATCACAAGTTGCTCATTATCTTTTTTAAAGTTATAGAGAACCTTAAGAGGCTGAATGGGGTCTCCATAACAGAAAACCAAAGCTGTTGGTCCATTAATAAATTTCTCAATATTGTTTCCATCACCTTTCTCAGCGAATGCCTTTTTAATCAAAGTATTCTTAAACACCTTTAACTCTGCATTTTCCCTTTTAAGACTTCTTCTAAGCTTGTTAATTTGATCCGCTTTCATTCCCAAAAAGCTGGTAAAGCACAAAGACTTTGCCCTTTTTAATCTTTCGCTAATCTCTTTTATTAAAATTTCATTTTCCTTTAACCCCATTTTACTCCCCCAGCGATTATTTCTCTTCTTACATAATTAGGATCTATTTTAATTCCTGGTCCCATAGTTGTAGAAATACTTATAGATTTTAAATACTGTCCTTTTGCAGAAGGAGGCTTCAAACTCCAAACTTTATTCAGGAGCTCGATTAAGTTTTCATAAAGCTTACTTTCTTCAAAAGAAGCCTTTCCTATAGGAATATGAATAATTCCTCCCTGGTCTACCTTAAAATCAACTTTTCCTTGTTTAATTTCCTTCACTGCTTTCCCAACTTCCTTAGTCACCGTTCCACTTTTAGGTGTTGGCATTAAGCCTCTTGGACCAAGAATCTTCCCTAATTTTCCGATCTTAGGCATCATTTCAGGTATAGCAACAATTGCATCACATTCTAACCAACCTTTCTCTATTTTCTCTATAAATTCTTGCCCTCCAACCCAATCGGCGCCTGCTTCTTCAGCTTCATAAAGAGCCTCTCCCTCTGCAAAGACAAGAACCTTTTTTTCTTTTCCAATCCCGTGTGGGAAAAGGATTGAGCCACGAACCATTTGATCTGATTTCCTTGGATCCACACCAAGCCTTATAGCCACCTCTACAGTTTCATCAAATTTTGCGGAAGCCATCTTCTTAATAAGACTTATAGCTTCTTTAGGATCGTATCTTTTCCCTTTATCATAAGAAGCTATCAACTTTTTATATCTTTTACTTCTTCTCATTATTCACCTTCCTCGATCAACATTCCCATCGAACGGGCTGTTCCCTCTATAATCTTCACCACTTTATCAATATCATCGGTATTAAAACTGTCTAACTTTGCTTTTGCAATTTCCCTAAGTTGTTTTCTCGTAACAGTTGCAACTTTTTCCCTATTAGGTTCTTTAGAACCCTTAAGAATGCCAGCAGCCTTTTTCAACAAAAAAGAAGTTGGTGGGCTTTTCATTATAAAATCAAAAGAGTTGTCTTTATAAACAGTTATAACAACAGGAATCAAATCATCTCCTCTTCCTTTGCTTCTCTCATTAAATTGCTTACAAAACTCCATAATATTGATCCCGTATTGACCAAGGGCAGGCCCAACTGGCGGAGCAGGTGTAGCCTGGCCAGCCTGAATTAATAACCTCACCTGTGCTTTTACTTTATCTACTGCCATTTTCCCTCTCCTATATTATATTGGTTCAACCTGATTATAACTTAACTCAACGGGTGTAGCTCTACCAAAAACCGTAACCATCACAACCAACCTCTCTTTTTCTCTATTTAACTCTTTTATTGTGCCATTAAAATCCGTAAAAGGCCCATCAATTATCCTAACTGTTTGCCCTTCTAAGAATTTTGTATCACTTACTTCTTCAACCGTCCCCATCAGTTCTAAAATCTTTTCAGCCTCTTCATCAGTTATTGGTTGTGCAGATTTTCTACCTAAAAAACCCATTATCTTTGGAGACTCAGCTATAAGTTGCATAACAGCTTCACTTTCCACAGCATGAATTAAAATATAACCAGGGTAAAGACTCTTCTCTTTCTCCTTAATTTCTCCCTTACTATCCCTAACTTTAATAGTCCTCTCAGGAACAATGATCTTATCTATCAAACCCTCCATTTTTTTATTCTTACTTTGCTCTCTGAGATAATTACAGACCTGTCTTTCCTGTCCAGTGAAGACATGAATTATGAACCATTTATATTTATTTTTATCATTTCTGTTATTAATCTCTCCCATTTTATCTCACCAGGAAAATAAAAATTCTTGAAAATATAAAATCGAAAAACCATATAACAACGGTAAGGATAATTGAAAATACTATTACAATAAGAGTAGAAATCCTTACCTCTTTCAATTTAGGCCAGGAAACCTTATATAATTCCTGTTTCACCTCTTTCAAAAAACTCACCAATTTCTTAAACATATTTTTCCTCAAAACAGGCCTGGGAGGACTTGAACCCCCAACCTCCGGATTTGGAGTCCGATGCTCTAACCATTTGAGCTACAGGCCTATTTTTCTTTATGAAGCGTATGTTTTCTACATCGAGGGCAATACTTTTTAAGTTGCAATTTATCCTTCTTTGTCTTTGCCCTCTCTTTTGTATAATTCCTTCTATTACACTCACTGCAAACAAGCTGCACAATCGTCTGCACTCTTTACTCCTCAATTGCTGTTACAACACCAGCACCAACAGTTTTTCCACCTTCTCTTATAGCAAAACGAAGCTCCTTCTCCATAGCAACAGGATATATCAACTCTACATCCATCTCTACATGAT
This window of the candidate division WOR-3 bacterium genome carries:
- the rpmG gene encoding 50S ribosomal protein L33, translated to MQTIVQLVCSECNRRNYTKERAKTKKDKLQLKKYCPRCRKHTLHKEK
- the rplJ gene encoding 50S ribosomal protein L10; translation: MGLKENEILIKEISERLKRAKSLCFTSFLGMKADQINKLRRSLKRENAELKVFKNTLIKKAFAEKGDGNNIEKFINGPTALVFCYGDPIQPLKVLYNFKKDNEQLVINGGLIEGEFFNYEVFGKLISIPSKEELYRKIVSSLSAPINRFVFILRGVPRKVVSVLSLVAKQKEE
- the rplK gene encoding 50S ribosomal protein L11, which translates into the protein MAVDKVKAQVRLLIQAGQATPAPPVGPALGQYGINIMEFCKQFNERSKGRGDDLIPVVITVYKDNSFDFIMKSPPTSFLLKKAAGILKGSKEPNREKVATVTRKQLREIAKAKLDSFNTDDIDKVVKIIEGTARSMGMLIEEGE
- the nusG gene encoding transcription termination/antitermination protein NusG translates to MGEINNRNDKNKYKWFIIHVFTGQERQVCNYLREQSKNKKMEGLIDKIIVPERTIKVRDSKGEIKEKEKSLYPGYILIHAVESEAVMQLIAESPKIMGFLGRKSAQPITDEEAEKILELMGTVEEVSDTKFLEGQTVRIIDGPFTDFNGTIKELNREKERLVVMVTVFGRATPVELSYNQVEPI
- the rplA gene encoding 50S ribosomal protein L1, yielding MMRRSKRYKKLIASYDKGKRYDPKEAISLIKKMASAKFDETVEVAIRLGVDPRKSDQMVRGSILFPHGIGKEKKVLVFAEGEALYEAEEAGADWVGGQEFIEKIEKGWLECDAIVAIPEMMPKIGKLGKILGPRGLMPTPKSGTVTKEVGKAVKEIKQGKVDFKVDQGGIIHIPIGKASFEESKLYENLIELLNKVWSLKPPSAKGQYLKSISISTTMGPGIKIDPNYVRREIIAGGVKWG
- the secE gene encoding preprotein translocase subunit SecE, whose amino-acid sequence is MFKKLVSFLKEVKQELYKVSWPKLKEVRISTLIVIVFSIILTVVIWFFDFIFSRIFIFLVR